The following proteins are encoded in a genomic region of Actinomycetota bacterium:
- a CDS encoding AtpZ/AtpI family protein: MAKEGDKQKKVWLKVIARYGRIGLDLGFRIIGAFLSGFLIDTWAGSFPAFTIISLLAGLFISLYFLYRLTKEDGQEGGFGA; this comes from the coding sequence GTGGCTAAAGAAGGTGACAAGCAGAAAAAGGTCTGGCTCAAGGTTATCGCCAGATATGGTAGGATCGGCCTCGATTTGGGTTTTAGGATTATCGGGGCGTTTCTCTCTGGTTTTTTGATCGACACTTGGGCGGGCAGCTTTCCCGCCTTCACCATAATCTCACTCCTTGCCGGCCTCTTCATCTCCCTCTACTTTCTCTATCGATTAACGAAGGAAGATGGCCAAGAAGGAGGCTTTGGAGCTTAA
- the murA gene encoding UDP-N-acetylglucosamine 1-carboxyvinyltransferase — translation MERFIIKGGHPLVGRVKVCGAKNAALKLMAASILSDDPVILKNVPKISDVLIMADVLRALGLEAGFLPSNDFMIKPTTSLCPEAPFELVNRMRASIIVLGPLLAKLGRAQVALPGGCNIGLRKIDYHLRALEELGAEINVEGGFIKAKADGLVGKEIDFEFPSVGATENILMAAVMAKGKTVIKNAAKEPEIVDLISFLNGLGAKIEGAGGSILTVEGVSGLGGNIEHRIIPDRIEAGTFMVAAAMTGGDVIMEDVPVQSMEIVIEKLKEAGASVEQVEGGLKIGQSHPPFRPLHISTLPYPGFPTDMQAQMMTLLTLAQGSSVITENVFEDRFILVPELVRMGADISIHGPHALIKGVPNLSGVPVRATDLRGGAALVLAALAANGTTEVMDISHIDRGYEEFEGKLKSLGAEITRSSERESITL, via the coding sequence ATGGAAAGATTCATAATAAAAGGTGGCCACCCCCTTGTCGGCCGCGTCAAGGTTTGCGGGGCCAAGAACGCCGCCCTAAAGTTGATGGCCGCCTCGATTTTAAGCGATGACCCCGTCATCCTAAAGAACGTTCCCAAGATAAGCGACGTCTTGATCATGGCCGACGTCCTGAGGGCTCTCGGCCTCGAGGCCGGATTTCTGCCTTCGAATGATTTTATGATAAAGCCCACCACCTCCTTGTGTCCCGAGGCTCCTTTCGAACTCGTCAATAGGATGAGGGCCTCCATAATCGTTCTCGGTCCCCTGCTTGCCAAGCTTGGCCGGGCCCAGGTAGCTCTTCCGGGCGGCTGCAACATCGGCCTTCGCAAGATCGACTATCACCTTCGGGCTCTTGAGGAGCTGGGGGCGGAGATAAACGTCGAGGGCGGCTTCATAAAGGCCAAAGCCGATGGTCTGGTTGGAAAGGAGATAGACTTCGAATTTCCGAGCGTGGGAGCGACCGAAAATATTCTGATGGCCGCGGTCATGGCCAAAGGCAAGACGGTAATCAAAAATGCGGCCAAAGAGCCCGAGATCGTCGATCTAATCTCCTTTCTAAATGGGCTCGGAGCCAAGATAGAGGGGGCCGGGGGATCGATTTTGACGGTAGAGGGAGTAAGCGGCCTGGGAGGCAACATCGAACACCGGATAATTCCCGATCGCATCGAGGCCGGAACCTTCATGGTGGCCGCCGCCATGACCGGCGGCGATGTAATAATGGAGGATGTCCCCGTTCAGTCCATGGAGATCGTCATCGAAAAATTGAAGGAAGCCGGGGCATCGGTCGAGCAGGTGGAAGGCGGCCTCAAGATAGGTCAAAGCCATCCCCCTTTTAGGCCCCTGCACATATCGACCCTGCCCTATCCCGGTTTTCCGACCGATATGCAGGCCCAGATGATGACGCTTCTGACCTTGGCGCAAGGTAGCAGCGTCATTACCGAGAATGTCTTCGAGGATAGATTCATCCTGGTACCCGAACTCGTCCGGATGGGGGCCGACATAAGCATCCACGGACCGCACGCCCTCATCAAGGGCGTCCCCAACCTAAGCGGGGTTCCCGTCAGGGCGACGGATCTTCGAGGTGGAGCGGCTCTGGTTCTGGCGGCCTTGGCCGCAAACGGGACGACCGAGGTCATGGAT